CGCCCCGAAGCGCAGGGCGCCTCCGCCGCGCGAGCCGTCCCCGCGAAGCGGGGCGGCGAGCGCACCCCCGTCTCGGGGGATGGGGGGCAGGCGGAGGCGCCCGAGCGAGGAGGCGCGTCGAGGCGAGGAGGTCTGAGCGGAGGAAGGCATCCCCGGCTCGGGGCACCGGCGGGCCACGCGGGTAATGCGCCCACCGGCGGCTTGACAGGAAGGTGAGCCGTGGACTTTGAGCTGACGCGCGAGCAGCGGGCGGTCCGGGCCATGGCGCGTGAGTGGGCGCTCGCCGAGGTCGCCCCCGTGATCCACCGCTACGACGAGGCCCACGAGTTCCCCCACGAGATCCTCCAGAGCCTCGGCAAGACCGGGCTGCTGGGCGCGCTCGTGCCGGAGGAGTACGGCGGCGCCGCGCTCGACTACGTCTCGTACGCGCTCGCCGTCGAGGAGCTCAACCGCGTCGACGCCTCGGTGGGCATCACGATGTGGGCCCACAACTCCCTCTGCACCAACCACATCGCGCTCTTCGGCTCGAAGGAGCAGAAGGCGGCGTACCTGCCTCGCCTGGCGCGCGGCGAAGCGCTGGGCGCCTGGGGGCTGACCGAGCCGGGATCGGGATCGGACGCCGCGGCGATGACGTCGCGAGCGGTCCCCGACGGTTCCCACTTCATTCTGAACGGCAGCAAGGCCTTCATCACCAACGCGGGCGTCGCGGAGGTCGCCGTCGTGATGGCCGTCACCGATCCGGCGCGAGGCAACAAGGGCATCTCCGCCTTCGTGCTCGAGCGGGGCATGCAGGGCTTCAGCGCCGGACGCCCCTACCGGAAGCTCGGGCTCCATGCCTCGAACACCGCCGAGCTCATCTTCGACAGCGTTGCCGTGCCCGCCGCCAACCTCGTGGGCGAGCTCCACAAGGGCTTCGTCAACACCCTGCAGGTGCTCGAGGGTGGCCGCGTCGCCATGGCCGCCATGGCGGTAGGCATCGCGCAGGCCGCGCTCGACCAGGCGCTCGCATACATGAAGCAGCGGCGGGCCTTCGGCAAGACGCTGGCCGAGTTCAACGGGCTCCAGGGCATGATCGCCGACATCGGCACGGAGGTCGAGGCCGCGCGCCTCCTCACGCTCCGCGCCGCGGCCCTCAAGGACGCGGGACGGCCGGCGAAGACGGCCGCATCGATGGCAAAGGTCTTCGCGTCTGAGGTCGCGATGAAGGCCGCGAGCAAGGCGCTCCAGATCCACGGCGGCGCCGGCTACATCACGGAGTTCCCCATCGAGCGTATCTTCCGCGACGCCAAGCTGACCGAGATCGGTGAGGGCACCTCGGAGATCCAGCGCATGGTCATAGCCCGCGACATCCTCGGATTCCGTCAGGAGCGGACGTCCCGATGACGGAGCCGAGCGTGCTCTACGAGGTGCGGGACGGCGTTGCCACGCTCACGCTCAACCGTCCCGGCGTGCTGAACGCCCTTCACCACGATCTCGCGGCGCAGCTGGCGGATCACGCGGAGGCCGCGGCCAAGGACCCGGACGTCTGGGTGGTCGTCGTCCGGGGCAGGGGCCGGGCGTTTTCCTCGGGCATGGACAGGAAGGAGCTTTCGGCGGGGCGCATCGGCGAGGCCTTCTACCGGCACTGGATCCGCGGGCTCAATTGCCTCGAGGACATGGACAAGCTCGTGGTCGCGGTGCTCCACGGCTACTCGATCGGCGGCGGGCTCCAACTCGCGGTCGCGTGCGACCTGCGCCTGGCGGCCGACGACGCCGTCCTTGGGCTCGGTGCCACGCGCCACGGCCTCATCCCGGACGGCTCCATTCTGCGGCTTGCCCGCATCATCGGTCTCGGGCGCGCCAAGGAGCTGACGCTGCTGAACGACCACATCGGACCCGAGGCGGCGCTCGCCATGGGGCTCGTCAACTGGGTGGTGCCTGCGGCGCAGATCGACGCCAAGCTCGGCGAGATCGTCGAGAAGGCCTTTCATGCCTCGCGCACGGCCACGGGCCACGCCAAGCGGCTCCTGCACGCGTCTTTCCACGCGGACCCGCGCGACATGATCGAGAAGATCGTGCGCGCGCAGCAGGACTGCATGGGATCGTGGGAGATCAAGGCGGCGAACCAGGCCTGGGACGCCGCGAAGAAGGACGCCCGCTTCTACCCGCCCCCGCCCCGGGACTAGCTCAGTTAGACACCCCGACATCGCGTGTCGGCCGGTGCCTCGTCATCGAGAGCAGGACCGTTGCCGTGGTCTGGTGCGCTCCGGCCGGCGGCGGTGCTCGGAAGATTGACGCAGGTCGTATCTTCCGAGTAGACTTCCGAGCACAATGGACCTGGTCGAACTGCTCAAGCGCCCGGAGGGCAAGACCCTCGAGTTCAAGCGCGAGCTGTCGGCGCCGGAAGGAGCCCTCAAGACGATCATCGCCTTCGCGAATACCGCGGGCGGAACGCTTCTGGTCGGCGTCGAGGACCGGAGCGGTCACGTCCGCGGTGTCAGCGACCCTCTCGATCTGGAGGAACGTCTGGCCAACCTGATCAGCGATCAGGTGGCCCCTCGGCTCATGCCGGAGATCGAGATCCTACCCTGGCGGCGCACCCAGGTCCTGGCCGTGCGGGTCTACCCGAGCCCGAGCCGCCCGCACTATCTCGAACGCGCGGGGCCCGACGGCGGCGTCTACGTGCGCGTGGGCTCCACCAACCGGCGGGCCGACCGGGAACTGGTCGAGGAGCTGCGCCGCTTCGGGCGCGGCGAAGCCTTCGACGAGCAGCCGATGCCGGACCTCGACTCGGAAGCGCTGGACTTCCGAGCCGCTTCCGAGTCGTTCGCGCCCGTCCGCAGGATCGCCCGCCGCGATCTCGAGACTCTCCGCCTCGTGACGGATCACCAGGGACGCAAGGTGCCCACCGTCGGCGGGGTCCTCCTGTTCGGCCGCGATCGCCAGCGCCACTTCCCCGACGCCTGGATCCAGGCCGGCCGGTTTCGGGGCACCGACAAGAGCCGCATCCTCGACCGCACCGAGATCCGCTCCCATCCGGTGCAGGCCATCGAGGAGGCGATCGCCTTCGTGCAGAAGCACGGACTCCACGGGGCCGAGATCGGCGCCGTGCGCCGCCGCGAACGCTGGAGCCTGCCGCCCGTGGCGGTTCGCGAAGCCGTCATCAACGCGGTCGCGCACGCTGACTACGCCCAGCGCGGCGCCCCGCTGCGCATCGCCATCTTCGACGATCGGCTGGAGGTCGAGAACCCCGGGCTCCTCCCGTTCGGGCTCACCGTCGAGGATCTCCCGCGCGGTGTCTCGAAGCTTCGCAACCGCGTCATCGGGCGGGTTTTCCACACGCTCGGGCTGATCGAGCAGTGGGGCAGCGGCGTGCAGCGCATGACGGGCGCCTGCCGCGAAGCGGGGCTCGCCCTCCCGGTCTTCGAGGAGATCGGCACGCGGTTTCGGGTGGCTCTCTTTAGCGAGCGCGTCAGCGCACCCGCGCTGGACGAGACCGACCAGGCCATCGTGAAGGCCCTGGCGCGCGGCAAGGGGCTGCTCACCAGCGAGATCGCCAACGCGATCCACCTGACCTCGCGCTCCACGCGCACGCGCCTCGCCCGGCTCGTCGCGGGCGGGCTCGTCCGCGAGGTCGGCACGGGGCCGCAGGACCCGAAGCGACGTTACTATCGAACGGAAGGATGAAACGAGGGGCGGAGATGGCGAAACAGAAGAAGAACACACGGGCAGACTCGAGCACCGCCGCCAACGTCGGCTACGAAGCTCAGCTCTGGCAGTACGGCGCACCGCCGGCGGGCAACGCCAACTTCGCCTGGGTGCAGCACATCGTCCATCACCTCGGGCCCGCGGGCGTGGCCGGCTTCGTGCTGGCCAACGGCTCGATGTCGTCCAACCAGTCGGGCCACAGGGTTGCGCTCGCGCAAACGCACCACGAGGACTGATTCATGGCGCTGAAGAAATCCCAGCTCTACAGCTCCCTCTGGCAGTCCTGCGACGAGCTGCGCGGCGGCATGGACGCCTCGCAGTACAAGGACTACGTCCTCACGCTGCTGTTCATGAAGTACGTGTCGGACAAATACGCCGGCAAGCCCGACGCGCTCATCGAGGTGCCCAAGGGCGGCGGCTTCGCCGACATGGTGAAGCTCAAGGGTGACAAAGAGATCGGCGACAAGATCAACAAGATCATCGGCCGGCTCGCGGAGGCCAACGACCTCAAGGGTGTGATCGACCAGGCCGACTTCAACGACGAAAGCAAGCTCGGCGCTGGCAAAGACATGCAGGACAAGCTCTCGAAGTTGGTGGCCATCTTCGATGGCCTCGACTTCCGCGCCAACCGGGCGGAAGGCGACGACCTGCTGGGCGACGCCTACGAGTACCTGATGCGCCACTTCGCCACCGAGAGTGGCAAGAGCAAGGGGCAGTTTTACACCCCGGCGGAGGTCTCGCGCATCATGGCTCAGGTGGTCGGCATCGGCGCCGACACCCGCCAGGACCAGACCATCTACGACCCAACCTGCGGGTCCGGCTCGCTGCTGCTCAAGGCCGCCGACCAGGCGCCGCGCGGCATGACCATCTACGGCCAGGAGATGGACGTCGCCACCTGGGCGCTGGCGCGGATGAACATGTTCCTGCACGGGCACCCGACCCACGAACTCTGGCGCGGCAACACATTGGCGGCGCCCCACTTCAAGAACAAGGACGACAGCCTCAAGACCTTCGACTTCGCTGTTGCGAATCCGCCCTTCTCCGCCAAAGCCTGGTCCAGCGGGCTCGACCCGGCCAACGATGTGTTCGGGCGCTTCGAGTACGGCATCCCTCCGGCCAAGAACGGCGACTACGCCTTCCTGCTGCACCTGATCGCGTCGCTCAAGAGCAAGGGCAAAGGCGCGATCATCCTGCCGCACGGCGTGCTCTTCCGCGGCAACAAGGAGGCCGACATCCGCCGCAACCTCATCCAGCGCGGCCTCATCAAGGGCATCATCGGCCTGCCC
The window above is part of the Candidatus Rokuibacteriota bacterium genome. Proteins encoded here:
- a CDS encoding N-6 DNA methylase, which translates into the protein MAKQKKNTRADSSTAANVGYEAQLWQYGAPPAGNANFAWVQHIVHHLGPAGVAGFVLANGSMSSNQSGHRVALAQTHHED
- a CDS encoding acyl-CoA dehydrogenase family protein — encoded protein: MDFELTREQRAVRAMAREWALAEVAPVIHRYDEAHEFPHEILQSLGKTGLLGALVPEEYGGAALDYVSYALAVEELNRVDASVGITMWAHNSLCTNHIALFGSKEQKAAYLPRLARGEALGAWGLTEPGSGSDAAAMTSRAVPDGSHFILNGSKAFITNAGVAEVAVVMAVTDPARGNKGISAFVLERGMQGFSAGRPYRKLGLHASNTAELIFDSVAVPAANLVGELHKGFVNTLQVLEGGRVAMAAMAVGIAQAALDQALAYMKQRRAFGKTLAEFNGLQGMIADIGTEVEAARLLTLRAAALKDAGRPAKTAASMAKVFASEVAMKAASKALQIHGGAGYITEFPIERIFRDAKLTEIGEGTSEIQRMVIARDILGFRQERTSR
- a CDS encoding helix-turn-helix domain-containing protein — translated: MDLVELLKRPEGKTLEFKRELSAPEGALKTIIAFANTAGGTLLVGVEDRSGHVRGVSDPLDLEERLANLISDQVAPRLMPEIEILPWRRTQVLAVRVYPSPSRPHYLERAGPDGGVYVRVGSTNRRADRELVEELRRFGRGEAFDEQPMPDLDSEALDFRAASESFAPVRRIARRDLETLRLVTDHQGRKVPTVGGVLLFGRDRQRHFPDAWIQAGRFRGTDKSRILDRTEIRSHPVQAIEEAIAFVQKHGLHGAEIGAVRRRERWSLPPVAVREAVINAVAHADYAQRGAPLRIAIFDDRLEVENPGLLPFGLTVEDLPRGVSKLRNRVIGRVFHTLGLIEQWGSGVQRMTGACREAGLALPVFEEIGTRFRVALFSERVSAPALDETDQAIVKALARGKGLLTSEIANAIHLTSRSTRTRLARLVAGGLVREVGTGPQDPKRRYYRTEG
- a CDS encoding enoyl-CoA hydratase/isomerase family protein → MTEPSVLYEVRDGVATLTLNRPGVLNALHHDLAAQLADHAEAAAKDPDVWVVVVRGRGRAFSSGMDRKELSAGRIGEAFYRHWIRGLNCLEDMDKLVVAVLHGYSIGGGLQLAVACDLRLAADDAVLGLGATRHGLIPDGSILRLARIIGLGRAKELTLLNDHIGPEAALAMGLVNWVVPAAQIDAKLGEIVEKAFHASRTATGHAKRLLHASFHADPRDMIEKIVRAQQDCMGSWEIKAANQAWDAAKKDARFYPPPPRD